The Denticeps clupeoides chromosome 5, fDenClu1.1, whole genome shotgun sequence genome includes a region encoding these proteins:
- the epb41b gene encoding protein 4.1b isoform X3 translates to MRWRVTLLDNREKEWNLPTNATGQDLFDEVCECLNLLERDYYGLAIWDSQHTKTWLDVSRQIIRQVSGNKMQFVFSVKFYPPDPTKITEDITRYLLCLQLRKEILTGRLPCPSDTLPVLGSFILQSEFGQYDPDLLGDAYIRGLYLAPNQKSEDLQRMKELHQTYGSMSAAQADFLFLQNVKQLRMYGTDLHPAKDSDGEDVLLGVCSAGVVVYKEDEIENKFMWPRVLKLSYRRARFLIKTRPLQGDEWTTVFTLSSFRACKRLWKVCVEHHGFFRLSTAEPSRLNFLPWSKFRFHGHTEAESLRASADVTRPAPLFSRRARPNTAPAETLLLPNRRDSDWFLVLDTDQSTSLKDAVLDMKEASPQSLKREADDWVLLLCPSPHRPVPGPPDAPPAKLQIMDSGGEQRVKVEEDEGEAEGGEETVEITQQGVVTVRTVKKEVKVAGKRLLEEEMRRVMQMPSWGPEKRGAVGVRDANEEETEEVVVLEEDVEEMEGDGTQVSEAEIRGQQVKVVRKTVQVKISEGKVMDGKQREIQTLKRRLQELDVVGERLLEVQNLKERLQEVDVLERRLRELEQQQKEAALRDDWFLLLDLRPPETYPALAKGVFDPRVVKCWWDEDDWFDLFGHTHSSPYAPPPRSVTESHILVVEEVGRAPIISPPTPMLTLDVDRWLEMSEERRRCEVERDTRRLTIMEERQKLLEALQHIDDTWFLLLDKISFEHDAAPSDLSEMKSFQEDDWFKLLDRFSLEGQDVLSELLRLVHAYHPEEVEEDEEKEKERELEKERLTKALMKEEERLMKERLVGEEKRRREQLKVEQQTVQQKEKQMMKLMVEEERKRSIYQLKLLEALREIEDDWFMFCEKDPPTLQFPPLEETSLDQQKMRADDWFMLLEKLFIEPRISELMRRVDAEEKAAEVERMEKAMEMEEERRRRAQLMEQEKMVKETERIMEEERHRREEVMEENRRRSIQQQKLLESLVDVEDVWFMLLDKHLLQIRPLEETLMEVYEEKQVKADDWFIFFDKLSAEMLRQLSVPVSPPALVKPRPQPALDQPFTSTPTLKPTPVTRPITTVRPAPVVKPTALERPAPPEEPKVEEEILHIKKRLKKVKGENIYVRHSMLMLENFDVTQDVVLQHHASIRELKRIFMEAVPEPQPSEWEQHLSIHTSFHLEMELDSKEEL, encoded by the exons ATGCGCTGGAGAGTGACTCTGCTGGATAACAGGGAGAAAGAATGGAACCTCccg ACCAATGCAACTGGTCAGGATCTGTTTGATGAAGTGTGTGAGTGCCTGAACTTACTGGAGAGAGATTATTATGGGTTGGCCATCTGGGACTCTCAACACACAAag ACGTGGCTGGACGTGTCCAGACAGATCATCAGGCAGGTTTCAG gaaacaaaatgcagtttgtCTTCAGTGTGAAGTTTTACCCACCTGATCCAACTAAAATAACTGAGGACATTACAAG GTACCTCCTATGTCTGCAGCTGCGGAAGGAGATTCTGACTGGACGATTGCCCTGTCCATCAGACACTCTTCCTGTGTTGGGCTCATTCATCCTCCAATCAGAGTTCGGCCAGTATGATCCAGACCTCCTGGGCGACGCCTACATCAGAGGCCTTTATCTGGCGCCCAATCAGAAATCAGAAGACCTGCAGAGAATGAAAGAACTGCACCAGACCTACGG cTCCATGTCTGCTGCTCAGGCTGATTTTCTCTTCTTGCAGAACGTCAAGCAGCTCCGCATGTATGGAACAGACCTACATCCGGCCAAG gacTCTGATGGAGAGGACGTCTTGCTGGGAGTGTGTTCTGCTGGAGTGGTGGTGTATAAGGAGGACGAGATTGAGAACAAGTTCATGTGGCCAAGAGTTCTAAAACTGTCCTACAGGCGGGCCAGATTCCTTATTAAGACACGCCCCTTGCAG GGTGATGAGTGGACCACGGTTTTCACTCTGTCCAGCTTTCGCGCTTGCAAGCGCttgtggaaagtgtgtgtggagcATCACGGCTTTTTCAG actctccactgcTGAACCCTCACGTCTGAATTTTCTGCCATGGTCCAAGTTCCGCTTCCATGGACACACAGAGGCGGAGTCTCTTCGGGCCAGTGCCGATGTCACTCGCCCCGCCCCATTGTTTTCTCGTAGAGCTAGACCCAACACAG ctccagcagaaACTTTGCTCCTTCCAAACCGAAGAGACTCTGATTGGTTTCTGGTGCTGGACACGGACCAATCGACGAGCCTGAAGGACGCAG TTCTGGATATGAAGGAGGCGTCGCCACAGTCACTGAAACGCGAGGCTGACGACtgggtcctgctgctgtgtCCCAGCCCGCACCGACCCGTCCCGGGGCCTCCGGACGCTCCTCCAG CCAAGCTCCAGATCATGGACTCTGGTGGAGAGCAGCGCGTGAAggtggaggaagatgaaggcgaggcggagggaggagaggaaacgGTGGAAATAACACAGCAGGGGGTGGTGACTGTGAGGACCGTCAAGAAGGAAGTGAAAGTAGCGGGGAAGCGACTGCTGGAAGAGGAAATGCGGAGAG TCATGCAGATGCCATCTTGGGGACCAGAGAAACGGGGTGCCGTAGGGGTCAGggatgctaatgaggaggaaacAGAGGAAGTTGTGGTTCTTGAAGAAGACGTTGAAGAAATGGAGGGAGATGGTACTCAAGTGTCTGAGGCTGAAATCCGAGGCCAGCAGGTGAAGGTGGTGAGGAAGACGGTGCAGGTGAAGATCTCTGAAGGAAAAGTGATGGATGGGAAGCAGAGAGAAATCCAGACTCTGAAACGGAGGCTACAGGAGCTGGACGTGGTGGGGGAGCGGCTACTGGAAGTGCAAAACTTGAAAGAAAGACTACAGGAGGTCGACGTTTTGGAGCGAAGGTTGCGGGAACTGGAGCAGCAACAGAAAGAAGCAGCGCTGAGAGACGATTGGTTCCTTCTGCTGGATCTCCGCCCACCTGAAACATACCCAGCACTTGCAA AAGGCGTTTTTGACCCTCGGGTGGTGAAATGTTGGTGGGATGAAGATGATTGGTTTGACCTGTTTGGCCACACCCATTCTTCTCCATATGCCCCGCCCCCTCGATCAG TGACTGAATCTCATATattggtggtggaggaggtgggaaGAGCTCCAATCATCTCACCACCTACACCTATGCTGACAT TGGACGTCGACAGGTGGCTGGAGATgagtgaggagaggaggaggtgcgAGGTGGAGAGGGACACCAGGAGACTCACCATCATGGAGGAGAGACAGAAGCTGCTAGAAGCTCTTCAGCACATTGATGATACCTGGTTTCTGTTGCTGGACAAAATTAGCTTTGAACATGATGCAGCCCCttcag ACCTTTCAGAGATGAAGTCATTTCAGGAAGATGATTGGTTCAAACTTTTGGACAGATTTTCACTTGAAGGTCAAGATGTACTTtcag AACTCTTAAGACTGGTGCATGCCTACCATCCCGAAGAggtggaggaagatgaggagaaggagaaggagagagagctggagaaggagcgtCTGACTAAAGCTctgatgaaggaggaggagcggctGATGAAGGAGAGGCTGGTGGGGGAGGAGAAGCGGAGGAGGGAGCAGCTGAAGGTGGAGCAGCAGACAGTGCAACAGAAGGAGAAACAGATGATGAAGCTGATGgttgaggaggagaggaagaggagcattTACCAGCTGAAACTTCTTGAAGCTCTTAGAGAGATTGAAGATGATTGGTTCATGTTTTGTGAGAAAGATCCTCCCACGCTGCAGTTTCCTCCActgg AAGAGACATCGCTGGACCAGCAGAAAATGAGAGCAGACGATTGGTTCATGCTTTTGGAAAAACTTTTTATTGAGCCTCGGATTTCAG AGCTCATGAGACGGGTGGATGCAGAGGAGAAGGCAGCAGAGGTGGAGAGAATGGAGAAGGCGATGgaaatggaggaggagaggcggagGAGAGCGCAGCTGATGGAGCAGGAGAAGATGGTGAAGGAGACTGAGCGAATCATGGAAGAGGAGAGGCACAGGAGGgaggaggtgatggaggagaACAGGAGAAGGAGCATTCAGCAGCAGAAGCTTCTGGAGTCTCTTGTGGACGTTGAAGATGTCTGGTTTATGCTGCTGGACAAGCATCTTCTTCAGATTAGACCACTAG AAGAGACGCTGATGGAAGTTTATGAAGAAAAGCAAGTCAAAGCAGATGATTGGTTCATATTTTTTGACAAACTTTCTGCAGAGATGCTGCGTCAGCTTTCAG TCCCCGTCTCTCCACCCGCTCTAgttaagccccgcccacagcctGCACTGGATCAGCCTTTCACTTCAACTCCCACCCTAAAACCGACTCCTGTCACACGGCCCATAACAACCGTAAGGCCCGCCCCTGTTGTAAAACCAACCGCCCTTGAAAGACCCGCCCCTCCAGAGGAGCCAAAG GTTGAAGAAGAGATTCTGCACATCAAG AAACGCTTAAAGAAGGTCAAAGGAGAGAACATCTACGTGAGACACAGCATGCTGATGCTGGAG AACTTCGACGTGACGCAGGACGTAGTGCTGCAACATCACGCCAGCATCAGAGAGCTGAAGCGCATCTTCATGGAGGCGGTGCCAGAGCCACAGCCCAGCGAATGGGAGCAGCACCTCTCCATACACACCTCCTTCCATCTGGAGATGGAGCTGGACAGCAAGGAGGAG CTGTGA
- the epb41b gene encoding protein 4.1b isoform X2 translates to MSRGGACWGFIFPAHLLSITHSSTARQGKHVTHTHTHTHRAPQMNVEYEFRRDADWLISGFELLDWETVKMRWRVTLLDNREKEWNLPTNATGQDLFDEVCECLNLLERDYYGLAIWDSQHTKTWLDVSRQIIRQVSGNKMQFVFSVKFYPPDPTKITEDITRYLLCLQLRKEILTGRLPCPSDTLPVLGSFILQSEFGQYDPDLLGDAYIRGLYLAPNQKSEDLQRMKELHQTYGSMSAAQADFLFLQNVKQLRMYGTDLHPAKDSDGEDVLLGVCSAGVVVYKEDEIENKFMWPRVLKLSYRRARFLIKTRPLQGDEWTTVFTLSSFRACKRLWKVCVEHHGFFRLSTAEPSRLNFLPWSKFRFHGHTEAESLRASADVTRPAPLFSRRARPNTAPAETLLLPNRRDSDWFLVLDTDQSTSLKDAVLDMKEASPQSLKREADDWVLLLCPSPHRPVPGPPDAPPAKLQIMDSGGEQRVKVEEDEGEAEGGEETVEITQQGVVTVRTVKKEVKVAGKRLLEEEMRRVMQMPSWGPEKRGAVGVRDANEEETEEVVVLEEDVEEMEGDGTQVSEAEIRGQQVKVVRKTVQVKISEGKVMDGKQREIQTLKRRLQELDVVGERLLEVQNLKERLQEVDVLERRLRELEQQQKEAALRDDWFLLLDLRPPETYPALASVFDPRVVKCWWDEDDWFDLFGHTHSSPYAPPPRSVTESHILVVEEVGRAPIISPPTPMLTLDVDRWLEMSEERRRCEVERDTRRLTIMEERQKLLEALQHIDDTWFLLLDKISFEHDAAPSDLSEMKSFQEDDWFKLLDRFSLEGQDVLSELLRLVHAYHPEEVEEDEEKEKERELEKERLTKALMKEEERLMKERLVGEEKRRREQLKVEQQTVQQKEKQMMKLMVEEERKRSIYQLKLLEALREIEDDWFMFCEKDPPTLQFPPLEETSLDQQKMRADDWFMLLEKLFIEPRISELMRRVDAEEKAAEVERMEKAMEMEEERRRRAQLMEQEKMVKETERIMEEERHRREEVMEENRRRSIQQQKLLESLVDVEDVWFMLLDKHLLQIRPLEETLMEVYEEKQVKADDWFIFFDKLSAEMLRQLSVPVSPPALVKPRPQPALDQPFTSTPTLKPTPVTRPITTVRPAPVVKPTALERPAPPEEPKVEEEILHIKKRLKKVKGENIYVRHSMLMLENFDVTQDVVLQHHASIRELKRIFMEAVPEPQPSEWEQHLSIHTSFHLEMELDSKEEL, encoded by the exons ATGAGTCGGGGTGGAGCCTGTTGGGGTTTTATCTTTCCCGCGCACCTGCTGTCTATCACACACAGTTCTACAGCAAGGCAAGGCAAACacgtcactcacacacacacacacacgcaccgtgCCCCGCAGATGAATGTTGAATATGAGTTTAGGCGAGATGCTGACTGGCTAATTTCAGGATTCGAGTTGTTGGACTGGGAGACGGTGAAGATGCGCTGGAGAGTGACTCTGCTGGATAACAGGGAGAAAGAATGGAACCTCccg ACCAATGCAACTGGTCAGGATCTGTTTGATGAAGTGTGTGAGTGCCTGAACTTACTGGAGAGAGATTATTATGGGTTGGCCATCTGGGACTCTCAACACACAAag ACGTGGCTGGACGTGTCCAGACAGATCATCAGGCAGGTTTCAG gaaacaaaatgcagtttgtCTTCAGTGTGAAGTTTTACCCACCTGATCCAACTAAAATAACTGAGGACATTACAAG GTACCTCCTATGTCTGCAGCTGCGGAAGGAGATTCTGACTGGACGATTGCCCTGTCCATCAGACACTCTTCCTGTGTTGGGCTCATTCATCCTCCAATCAGAGTTCGGCCAGTATGATCCAGACCTCCTGGGCGACGCCTACATCAGAGGCCTTTATCTGGCGCCCAATCAGAAATCAGAAGACCTGCAGAGAATGAAAGAACTGCACCAGACCTACGG cTCCATGTCTGCTGCTCAGGCTGATTTTCTCTTCTTGCAGAACGTCAAGCAGCTCCGCATGTATGGAACAGACCTACATCCGGCCAAG gacTCTGATGGAGAGGACGTCTTGCTGGGAGTGTGTTCTGCTGGAGTGGTGGTGTATAAGGAGGACGAGATTGAGAACAAGTTCATGTGGCCAAGAGTTCTAAAACTGTCCTACAGGCGGGCCAGATTCCTTATTAAGACACGCCCCTTGCAG GGTGATGAGTGGACCACGGTTTTCACTCTGTCCAGCTTTCGCGCTTGCAAGCGCttgtggaaagtgtgtgtggagcATCACGGCTTTTTCAG actctccactgcTGAACCCTCACGTCTGAATTTTCTGCCATGGTCCAAGTTCCGCTTCCATGGACACACAGAGGCGGAGTCTCTTCGGGCCAGTGCCGATGTCACTCGCCCCGCCCCATTGTTTTCTCGTAGAGCTAGACCCAACACAG ctccagcagaaACTTTGCTCCTTCCAAACCGAAGAGACTCTGATTGGTTTCTGGTGCTGGACACGGACCAATCGACGAGCCTGAAGGACGCAG TTCTGGATATGAAGGAGGCGTCGCCACAGTCACTGAAACGCGAGGCTGACGACtgggtcctgctgctgtgtCCCAGCCCGCACCGACCCGTCCCGGGGCCTCCGGACGCTCCTCCAG CCAAGCTCCAGATCATGGACTCTGGTGGAGAGCAGCGCGTGAAggtggaggaagatgaaggcgaggcggagggaggagaggaaacgGTGGAAATAACACAGCAGGGGGTGGTGACTGTGAGGACCGTCAAGAAGGAAGTGAAAGTAGCGGGGAAGCGACTGCTGGAAGAGGAAATGCGGAGAG TCATGCAGATGCCATCTTGGGGACCAGAGAAACGGGGTGCCGTAGGGGTCAGggatgctaatgaggaggaaacAGAGGAAGTTGTGGTTCTTGAAGAAGACGTTGAAGAAATGGAGGGAGATGGTACTCAAGTGTCTGAGGCTGAAATCCGAGGCCAGCAGGTGAAGGTGGTGAGGAAGACGGTGCAGGTGAAGATCTCTGAAGGAAAAGTGATGGATGGGAAGCAGAGAGAAATCCAGACTCTGAAACGGAGGCTACAGGAGCTGGACGTGGTGGGGGAGCGGCTACTGGAAGTGCAAAACTTGAAAGAAAGACTACAGGAGGTCGACGTTTTGGAGCGAAGGTTGCGGGAACTGGAGCAGCAACAGAAAGAAGCAGCGCTGAGAGACGATTGGTTCCTTCTGCTGGATCTCCGCCCACCTGAAACATACCCAGCACTTGCAA GCGTTTTTGACCCTCGGGTGGTGAAATGTTGGTGGGATGAAGATGATTGGTTTGACCTGTTTGGCCACACCCATTCTTCTCCATATGCCCCGCCCCCTCGATCAG TGACTGAATCTCATATattggtggtggaggaggtgggaaGAGCTCCAATCATCTCACCACCTACACCTATGCTGACAT TGGACGTCGACAGGTGGCTGGAGATgagtgaggagaggaggaggtgcgAGGTGGAGAGGGACACCAGGAGACTCACCATCATGGAGGAGAGACAGAAGCTGCTAGAAGCTCTTCAGCACATTGATGATACCTGGTTTCTGTTGCTGGACAAAATTAGCTTTGAACATGATGCAGCCCCttcag ACCTTTCAGAGATGAAGTCATTTCAGGAAGATGATTGGTTCAAACTTTTGGACAGATTTTCACTTGAAGGTCAAGATGTACTTtcag AACTCTTAAGACTGGTGCATGCCTACCATCCCGAAGAggtggaggaagatgaggagaaggagaaggagagagagctggagaaggagcgtCTGACTAAAGCTctgatgaaggaggaggagcggctGATGAAGGAGAGGCTGGTGGGGGAGGAGAAGCGGAGGAGGGAGCAGCTGAAGGTGGAGCAGCAGACAGTGCAACAGAAGGAGAAACAGATGATGAAGCTGATGgttgaggaggagaggaagaggagcattTACCAGCTGAAACTTCTTGAAGCTCTTAGAGAGATTGAAGATGATTGGTTCATGTTTTGTGAGAAAGATCCTCCCACGCTGCAGTTTCCTCCActgg AAGAGACATCGCTGGACCAGCAGAAAATGAGAGCAGACGATTGGTTCATGCTTTTGGAAAAACTTTTTATTGAGCCTCGGATTTCAG AGCTCATGAGACGGGTGGATGCAGAGGAGAAGGCAGCAGAGGTGGAGAGAATGGAGAAGGCGATGgaaatggaggaggagaggcggagGAGAGCGCAGCTGATGGAGCAGGAGAAGATGGTGAAGGAGACTGAGCGAATCATGGAAGAGGAGAGGCACAGGAGGgaggaggtgatggaggagaACAGGAGAAGGAGCATTCAGCAGCAGAAGCTTCTGGAGTCTCTTGTGGACGTTGAAGATGTCTGGTTTATGCTGCTGGACAAGCATCTTCTTCAGATTAGACCACTAG AAGAGACGCTGATGGAAGTTTATGAAGAAAAGCAAGTCAAAGCAGATGATTGGTTCATATTTTTTGACAAACTTTCTGCAGAGATGCTGCGTCAGCTTTCAG TCCCCGTCTCTCCACCCGCTCTAgttaagccccgcccacagcctGCACTGGATCAGCCTTTCACTTCAACTCCCACCCTAAAACCGACTCCTGTCACACGGCCCATAACAACCGTAAGGCCCGCCCCTGTTGTAAAACCAACCGCCCTTGAAAGACCCGCCCCTCCAGAGGAGCCAAAG GTTGAAGAAGAGATTCTGCACATCAAG AAACGCTTAAAGAAGGTCAAAGGAGAGAACATCTACGTGAGACACAGCATGCTGATGCTGGAG AACTTCGACGTGACGCAGGACGTAGTGCTGCAACATCACGCCAGCATCAGAGAGCTGAAGCGCATCTTCATGGAGGCGGTGCCAGAGCCACAGCCCAGCGAATGGGAGCAGCACCTCTCCATACACACCTCCTTCCATCTGGAGATGGAGCTGGACAGCAAGGAGGAG CTGTGA
- the epb41b gene encoding protein 4.1b isoform X1: MSRGGACWGFIFPAHLLSITHSSTARQGKHVTHTHTHTHRAPQMNVEYEFRRDADWLISGFELLDWETVKMRWRVTLLDNREKEWNLPTNATGQDLFDEVCECLNLLERDYYGLAIWDSQHTKTWLDVSRQIIRQVSGNKMQFVFSVKFYPPDPTKITEDITRYLLCLQLRKEILTGRLPCPSDTLPVLGSFILQSEFGQYDPDLLGDAYIRGLYLAPNQKSEDLQRMKELHQTYGSMSAAQADFLFLQNVKQLRMYGTDLHPAKDSDGEDVLLGVCSAGVVVYKEDEIENKFMWPRVLKLSYRRARFLIKTRPLQGDEWTTVFTLSSFRACKRLWKVCVEHHGFFRLSTAEPSRLNFLPWSKFRFHGHTEAESLRASADVTRPAPLFSRRARPNTAPAETLLLPNRRDSDWFLVLDTDQSTSLKDAVLDMKEASPQSLKREADDWVLLLCPSPHRPVPGPPDAPPAKLQIMDSGGEQRVKVEEDEGEAEGGEETVEITQQGVVTVRTVKKEVKVAGKRLLEEEMRRVMQMPSWGPEKRGAVGVRDANEEETEEVVVLEEDVEEMEGDGTQVSEAEIRGQQVKVVRKTVQVKISEGKVMDGKQREIQTLKRRLQELDVVGERLLEVQNLKERLQEVDVLERRLRELEQQQKEAALRDDWFLLLDLRPPETYPALAKGVFDPRVVKCWWDEDDWFDLFGHTHSSPYAPPPRSVTESHILVVEEVGRAPIISPPTPMLTLDVDRWLEMSEERRRCEVERDTRRLTIMEERQKLLEALQHIDDTWFLLLDKISFEHDAAPSDLSEMKSFQEDDWFKLLDRFSLEGQDVLSELLRLVHAYHPEEVEEDEEKEKERELEKERLTKALMKEEERLMKERLVGEEKRRREQLKVEQQTVQQKEKQMMKLMVEEERKRSIYQLKLLEALREIEDDWFMFCEKDPPTLQFPPLEETSLDQQKMRADDWFMLLEKLFIEPRISELMRRVDAEEKAAEVERMEKAMEMEEERRRRAQLMEQEKMVKETERIMEEERHRREEVMEENRRRSIQQQKLLESLVDVEDVWFMLLDKHLLQIRPLEETLMEVYEEKQVKADDWFIFFDKLSAEMLRQLSVPVSPPALVKPRPQPALDQPFTSTPTLKPTPVTRPITTVRPAPVVKPTALERPAPPEEPKVEEEILHIKKRLKKVKGENIYVRHSMLMLENFDVTQDVVLQHHASIRELKRIFMEAVPEPQPSEWEQHLSIHTSFHLEMELDSKEEL; encoded by the exons ATGAGTCGGGGTGGAGCCTGTTGGGGTTTTATCTTTCCCGCGCACCTGCTGTCTATCACACACAGTTCTACAGCAAGGCAAGGCAAACacgtcactcacacacacacacacacgcaccgtgCCCCGCAGATGAATGTTGAATATGAGTTTAGGCGAGATGCTGACTGGCTAATTTCAGGATTCGAGTTGTTGGACTGGGAGACGGTGAAGATGCGCTGGAGAGTGACTCTGCTGGATAACAGGGAGAAAGAATGGAACCTCccg ACCAATGCAACTGGTCAGGATCTGTTTGATGAAGTGTGTGAGTGCCTGAACTTACTGGAGAGAGATTATTATGGGTTGGCCATCTGGGACTCTCAACACACAAag ACGTGGCTGGACGTGTCCAGACAGATCATCAGGCAGGTTTCAG gaaacaaaatgcagtttgtCTTCAGTGTGAAGTTTTACCCACCTGATCCAACTAAAATAACTGAGGACATTACAAG GTACCTCCTATGTCTGCAGCTGCGGAAGGAGATTCTGACTGGACGATTGCCCTGTCCATCAGACACTCTTCCTGTGTTGGGCTCATTCATCCTCCAATCAGAGTTCGGCCAGTATGATCCAGACCTCCTGGGCGACGCCTACATCAGAGGCCTTTATCTGGCGCCCAATCAGAAATCAGAAGACCTGCAGAGAATGAAAGAACTGCACCAGACCTACGG cTCCATGTCTGCTGCTCAGGCTGATTTTCTCTTCTTGCAGAACGTCAAGCAGCTCCGCATGTATGGAACAGACCTACATCCGGCCAAG gacTCTGATGGAGAGGACGTCTTGCTGGGAGTGTGTTCTGCTGGAGTGGTGGTGTATAAGGAGGACGAGATTGAGAACAAGTTCATGTGGCCAAGAGTTCTAAAACTGTCCTACAGGCGGGCCAGATTCCTTATTAAGACACGCCCCTTGCAG GGTGATGAGTGGACCACGGTTTTCACTCTGTCCAGCTTTCGCGCTTGCAAGCGCttgtggaaagtgtgtgtggagcATCACGGCTTTTTCAG actctccactgcTGAACCCTCACGTCTGAATTTTCTGCCATGGTCCAAGTTCCGCTTCCATGGACACACAGAGGCGGAGTCTCTTCGGGCCAGTGCCGATGTCACTCGCCCCGCCCCATTGTTTTCTCGTAGAGCTAGACCCAACACAG ctccagcagaaACTTTGCTCCTTCCAAACCGAAGAGACTCTGATTGGTTTCTGGTGCTGGACACGGACCAATCGACGAGCCTGAAGGACGCAG TTCTGGATATGAAGGAGGCGTCGCCACAGTCACTGAAACGCGAGGCTGACGACtgggtcctgctgctgtgtCCCAGCCCGCACCGACCCGTCCCGGGGCCTCCGGACGCTCCTCCAG CCAAGCTCCAGATCATGGACTCTGGTGGAGAGCAGCGCGTGAAggtggaggaagatgaaggcgaggcggagggaggagaggaaacgGTGGAAATAACACAGCAGGGGGTGGTGACTGTGAGGACCGTCAAGAAGGAAGTGAAAGTAGCGGGGAAGCGACTGCTGGAAGAGGAAATGCGGAGAG TCATGCAGATGCCATCTTGGGGACCAGAGAAACGGGGTGCCGTAGGGGTCAGggatgctaatgaggaggaaacAGAGGAAGTTGTGGTTCTTGAAGAAGACGTTGAAGAAATGGAGGGAGATGGTACTCAAGTGTCTGAGGCTGAAATCCGAGGCCAGCAGGTGAAGGTGGTGAGGAAGACGGTGCAGGTGAAGATCTCTGAAGGAAAAGTGATGGATGGGAAGCAGAGAGAAATCCAGACTCTGAAACGGAGGCTACAGGAGCTGGACGTGGTGGGGGAGCGGCTACTGGAAGTGCAAAACTTGAAAGAAAGACTACAGGAGGTCGACGTTTTGGAGCGAAGGTTGCGGGAACTGGAGCAGCAACAGAAAGAAGCAGCGCTGAGAGACGATTGGTTCCTTCTGCTGGATCTCCGCCCACCTGAAACATACCCAGCACTTGCAA AAGGCGTTTTTGACCCTCGGGTGGTGAAATGTTGGTGGGATGAAGATGATTGGTTTGACCTGTTTGGCCACACCCATTCTTCTCCATATGCCCCGCCCCCTCGATCAG TGACTGAATCTCATATattggtggtggaggaggtgggaaGAGCTCCAATCATCTCACCACCTACACCTATGCTGACAT TGGACGTCGACAGGTGGCTGGAGATgagtgaggagaggaggaggtgcgAGGTGGAGAGGGACACCAGGAGACTCACCATCATGGAGGAGAGACAGAAGCTGCTAGAAGCTCTTCAGCACATTGATGATACCTGGTTTCTGTTGCTGGACAAAATTAGCTTTGAACATGATGCAGCCCCttcag ACCTTTCAGAGATGAAGTCATTTCAGGAAGATGATTGGTTCAAACTTTTGGACAGATTTTCACTTGAAGGTCAAGATGTACTTtcag AACTCTTAAGACTGGTGCATGCCTACCATCCCGAAGAggtggaggaagatgaggagaaggagaaggagagagagctggagaaggagcgtCTGACTAAAGCTctgatgaaggaggaggagcggctGATGAAGGAGAGGCTGGTGGGGGAGGAGAAGCGGAGGAGGGAGCAGCTGAAGGTGGAGCAGCAGACAGTGCAACAGAAGGAGAAACAGATGATGAAGCTGATGgttgaggaggagaggaagaggagcattTACCAGCTGAAACTTCTTGAAGCTCTTAGAGAGATTGAAGATGATTGGTTCATGTTTTGTGAGAAAGATCCTCCCACGCTGCAGTTTCCTCCActgg AAGAGACATCGCTGGACCAGCAGAAAATGAGAGCAGACGATTGGTTCATGCTTTTGGAAAAACTTTTTATTGAGCCTCGGATTTCAG AGCTCATGAGACGGGTGGATGCAGAGGAGAAGGCAGCAGAGGTGGAGAGAATGGAGAAGGCGATGgaaatggaggaggagaggcggagGAGAGCGCAGCTGATGGAGCAGGAGAAGATGGTGAAGGAGACTGAGCGAATCATGGAAGAGGAGAGGCACAGGAGGgaggaggtgatggaggagaACAGGAGAAGGAGCATTCAGCAGCAGAAGCTTCTGGAGTCTCTTGTGGACGTTGAAGATGTCTGGTTTATGCTGCTGGACAAGCATCTTCTTCAGATTAGACCACTAG AAGAGACGCTGATGGAAGTTTATGAAGAAAAGCAAGTCAAAGCAGATGATTGGTTCATATTTTTTGACAAACTTTCTGCAGAGATGCTGCGTCAGCTTTCAG TCCCCGTCTCTCCACCCGCTCTAgttaagccccgcccacagcctGCACTGGATCAGCCTTTCACTTCAACTCCCACCCTAAAACCGACTCCTGTCACACGGCCCATAACAACCGTAAGGCCCGCCCCTGTTGTAAAACCAACCGCCCTTGAAAGACCCGCCCCTCCAGAGGAGCCAAAG GTTGAAGAAGAGATTCTGCACATCAAG AAACGCTTAAAGAAGGTCAAAGGAGAGAACATCTACGTGAGACACAGCATGCTGATGCTGGAG AACTTCGACGTGACGCAGGACGTAGTGCTGCAACATCACGCCAGCATCAGAGAGCTGAAGCGCATCTTCATGGAGGCGGTGCCAGAGCCACAGCCCAGCGAATGGGAGCAGCACCTCTCCATACACACCTCCTTCCATCTGGAGATGGAGCTGGACAGCAAGGAGGAG CTGTGA